The Vibrio echinoideorum genome includes a region encoding these proteins:
- a CDS encoding HPr family phosphocarrier protein, translated as MELTRTVLIQNRLGLHARAAVKLVELAQSFDATITIHSEEDKTATADSVMGLLMLESAQGQHIKIQTAGTDSQQALDAVCQLIEAKFDEGE; from the coding sequence ATGGAATTAACTCGAACTGTACTGATCCAAAATCGTTTGGGTCTTCACGCTAGAGCAGCTGTAAAGCTGGTTGAGCTTGCACAAAGCTTTGATGCCACCATCACGATCCATAGTGAAGAAGATAAAACCGCGACTGCAGACAGCGTTATGGGGCTACTTATGCTGGAGTCAGCACAAGGGCAACATATCAAGATTCAAACAGCAGGCACCGATTCACAGCAGGCTCTTGATGCCGTCTGCCAACTAATTGAAGCCAAGTTTGATGAGGGTGAGTAG
- the lptB gene encoding LPS export ABC transporter ATP-binding protein: MAVLKAKNLAKTYSKRKVVTDVSLQVESGQIVGLLGPNGAGKTTSFYMIVGLVARDEGTISIDDRDISILPMHSRSRLGIGYLPQEASIFRKLSVENNIMAVLQTRDEMTNEQRQDKLEDLLEEFHIQHIRTSNGMALSGGERRRVEIARALAANPQFILLDEPFAGVDPISVIDIKKIIVHLRDRGLGVLITDHNVRETLDVCEKAYIVSQGHLIAEGTPEDVLNNEQVKQVYLGEQFRL; this comes from the coding sequence ATGGCCGTACTTAAAGCAAAAAATCTAGCAAAAACGTACAGTAAGCGCAAAGTGGTTACCGATGTAAGCTTGCAGGTAGAGTCTGGTCAGATCGTTGGGCTACTTGGACCTAACGGTGCGGGTAAAACCACCTCTTTTTACATGATTGTAGGTCTGGTTGCGCGTGACGAAGGTACTATCAGCATTGACGATCGAGACATCAGTATTTTGCCAATGCACAGTCGCTCACGCCTTGGTATCGGTTACCTCCCTCAGGAAGCTTCGATTTTCCGGAAGTTGTCAGTAGAGAACAACATCATGGCCGTTTTACAAACCCGTGATGAGATGACTAACGAGCAACGCCAAGATAAGCTAGAAGACCTTCTAGAAGAGTTCCACATTCAACATATCCGTACCAGTAATGGTATGGCTCTGTCGGGCGGTGAACGTCGTCGTGTTGAGATTGCTCGTGCACTGGCGGCAAACCCTCAGTTCATTCTACTGGATGAACCCTTTGCTGGTGTTGACCCTATCTCGGTTATTGATATCAAAAAAATCATTGTTCACCTGCGTGATCGCGGCTTGGGCGTTTTGATTACCGACCACAACGTTCGTGAAACATTAGACGTGTGTGAAAAAGCTTACATCGTAAGCCAAGGACACCTGATTGCAGAAGGTACTCCTGAAGATGTTCTCAATAACGAACAAGTTAAACAAGTTTATCTAGGCGAACAATTCCGTCTATGA
- the rapZ gene encoding RNase adapter RapZ, whose translation MRLIVVSGQSGAGKSVALRVLEDLGYYCVDNLPVNLLNDFVESVREINQNVAVSIDIRNLPKEPQLVTDTLEQLESATDIDVNVLFLDASKQTLLKRYSETRRIHPLSIGQEKLSLEQAIDLEKNLLTPLAEQACIVIDSSDCNLYELSEKVRFKVEGKEKQELIIVFQSFGFKFGLPSDADYVFDVRFLPNPHWEPALRPLTGLDAPIHSFLEKHPEVLELKQQIQGFVEQWLPMLEKNNRSYLTVAIGCTGGKHRSVYLTQKIGEYFEQLGHQVQIRHASLEKHQQG comes from the coding sequence ATGCGATTAATCGTTGTTAGTGGCCAATCAGGAGCCGGTAAAAGTGTTGCGCTACGAGTCCTAGAAGACTTGGGATATTACTGTGTCGATAATCTACCAGTAAATCTGCTCAACGACTTCGTCGAATCAGTGCGTGAGATCAATCAAAACGTTGCTGTTAGCATTGATATTCGCAACCTACCGAAAGAGCCTCAACTAGTAACAGATACGCTAGAACAGCTTGAGTCTGCCACTGATATAGATGTGAACGTGTTGTTCCTAGATGCAAGCAAGCAGACGCTACTTAAACGCTATAGCGAAACTCGCCGAATCCACCCCTTATCAATTGGCCAAGAAAAACTATCCCTTGAACAGGCTATCGATTTAGAGAAAAACCTCCTGACGCCTCTCGCTGAGCAAGCTTGTATCGTGATTGATAGCAGTGACTGCAATCTTTACGAGTTGAGTGAGAAAGTTCGCTTTAAAGTCGAGGGTAAAGAGAAGCAAGAGTTGATTATTGTCTTTCAATCTTTCGGTTTTAAGTTTGGTCTACCAAGCGATGCCGACTATGTGTTTGATGTTCGATTTTTGCCAAATCCTCACTGGGAACCCGCGCTGAGACCATTAACCGGTCTCGATGCACCAATCCACTCTTTTTTAGAAAAACACCCAGAAGTTCTTGAACTCAAGCAACAGATCCAAGGCTTTGTTGAACAATGGTTGCCAATGTTAGAGAAGAACAATCGCAGTTACCTGACTGTCGCGATTGGCTGTACTGGCGGCAAGCATAGATCGGTTTATCTGACTCAGAAAATTGGCGAGTATTTCGAACAACTTGGCCATCAAGTTCAAATTAGACACGCCTCCCTAGAGAAGCACCAACAGGGCTAA
- the lptC gene encoding LPS export ABC transporter periplasmic protein LptC, with protein sequence MSFTRIIYLILIFIASWSTYYLFDKEQTSMIQVAPNLELPAFSGKSLNNISYDQTGIRSYQVESTYLEHYSVVGDTHFQNPVLSVFREGHTIEWQVTADRAIMDEDQVVTFYDNVVAKNLLPEASFDTMTTDKMVVELTSRDFYSETPVHMIGTFFETEGQAMKGNFGTNNATLFNSVQGRYETLTP encoded by the coding sequence ATGAGTTTTACTCGTATTATCTATTTAATACTCATATTTATTGCTTCTTGGTCAACTTATTACTTGTTCGACAAAGAGCAAACATCAATGATACAAGTGGCTCCAAATTTGGAGCTGCCCGCTTTTAGCGGCAAGAGTTTGAACAACATTAGTTATGACCAAACTGGTATTCGTAGCTATCAAGTTGAATCGACTTATTTAGAACACTACTCAGTGGTTGGCGATACGCACTTTCAAAACCCGGTTCTTTCGGTATTCCGTGAAGGACACACGATTGAATGGCAGGTCACCGCTGATCGCGCGATTATGGATGAGGATCAAGTTGTCACTTTTTATGACAACGTTGTGGCAAAGAATCTGTTGCCAGAAGCCAGTTTCGATACCATGACCACAGATAAAATGGTTGTTGAGCTGACTAGCCGAGATTTTTATTCAGAGACTCCGGTCCATATGATCGGTACATTTTTTGAAACTGAGGGGCAAGCAATGAAAGGTAACTTCGGTACCAACAATGCAACTCTCTTTAATTCTGTTCAAGGTAGATATGAAACTCTTACACCTTAG
- the pmbA gene encoding metalloprotease PmbA: MDVKQQVAQQRVELEAAVAKALDMASVSADAAEVAITKSTGLSVSTRMCEVENVEFNSDGALGITVYRGQKKGSASTSDLSEKAIAQTVAAALDIAQYTSEDPFAGPAAKEYMVKEIPDLDLFHPDEPNPDYAAEIAIAAERQALAYSDKIKQSDGASYDSHYGVKVYGNSHGLLASYASSRHSTSCCVIGQGANGEMERDYSYTVARHRDELWTPERVGQEAAEKTVSRLDAKKLPTGQYPIMFANDVATGLIGHLVMAISGGNLYRKSSFLLDHLGQKILPDWFNISERPHLLRGLASSPFDSEGVYTQDREIITDGVLATYLLTSYAARKMDMTPTGHAGGIHNWFVNSTGQNFEQMLKELGTGFLVTEVMGQGVNTVTGDYSRGAAGFWVENGEIQYPVSEVTIAGNLKDMFTQIVAVGNDVETRSQIQTGSILLESMKVAGE, translated from the coding sequence ATGGATGTAAAACAGCAAGTCGCCCAGCAAAGAGTTGAGCTAGAAGCCGCAGTAGCTAAAGCGTTGGATATGGCGTCAGTGAGTGCAGACGCAGCTGAGGTCGCTATTACTAAGTCAACGGGTTTAAGTGTTTCAACACGTATGTGTGAAGTGGAAAACGTTGAATTCAATAGTGATGGTGCACTAGGTATTACTGTTTATCGCGGCCAGAAGAAAGGCAGTGCATCCACATCTGATCTAAGTGAAAAGGCGATTGCTCAAACTGTCGCTGCTGCATTGGATATTGCTCAATACACCTCTGAAGATCCGTTTGCAGGTCCAGCCGCAAAAGAATACATGGTGAAAGAAATTCCAGATTTGGATCTTTTTCATCCTGATGAACCAAATCCTGACTATGCCGCTGAGATTGCGATTGCTGCTGAAAGACAAGCGTTAGCTTATAGCGACAAGATCAAACAAAGTGATGGCGCAAGCTATGACAGCCATTATGGCGTTAAGGTTTATGGCAATAGTCACGGTTTACTCGCGAGCTACGCCTCAAGTCGCCATAGCACGAGCTGTTGTGTGATTGGTCAAGGCGCTAACGGTGAAATGGAACGAGACTACAGCTACACAGTTGCACGTCACCGTGATGAGCTATGGACACCTGAACGTGTCGGTCAAGAAGCTGCAGAAAAGACTGTCAGCCGCTTGGATGCTAAAAAGCTACCAACAGGCCAATACCCAATTATGTTCGCTAACGATGTCGCGACAGGCCTCATTGGTCACCTTGTGATGGCGATTAGTGGCGGTAACCTTTACCGTAAATCATCTTTCTTGTTAGATCACTTAGGTCAGAAAATTCTACCTGATTGGTTCAATATCTCAGAGCGTCCACACCTCTTACGTGGTCTGGCTTCTAGCCCATTTGATAGTGAAGGTGTTTACACTCAAGACCGTGAAATCATCACCGATGGTGTGTTAGCAACTTACCTACTAACCAGCTACGCTGCACGTAAAATGGATATGACACCAACAGGCCATGCTGGTGGTATTCATAACTGGTTCGTTAACTCGACCGGACAAAACTTTGAGCAGATGCTAAAAGAGCTCGGCACTGGTTTCCTTGTTACTGAAGTCATGGGGCAAGGCGTGAATACCGTTACTGGCGATTACTCTCGTGGCGCTGCGGGTTTCTGGGTTGAAAACGGAGAGATCCAATACCCAGTATCGGAAGTGACTATTGCAGGTAATCTAAAAGACATGTTTACTCAGATTGTTGCGGTCGGTAACGATGTTGAAACGCGTTCACAAATTCAAACAGGCTCTATCTTGCTTGAATCGATGAAAGTCGCGGGTGAGTAA
- the lptA gene encoding lipopolysaccharide transport periplasmic protein LptA, which yields MKLLHLSLFALTLAAPSVYALSSDSEQPVYIDSDSQQLDMKSNQVTFLGDVNLKQGSININADKVIVTRNAVNGEIEEIQGYGKPATFSQLTDDGKTLYGEADDLHYQLIADKLIMTKNAMLSQDGSIIRGSKITYQIASQKLVADSDSSERVSTVLQPAEVNK from the coding sequence ATGAAACTCTTACACCTTAGTTTATTCGCTTTGACTCTTGCGGCACCTAGTGTCTATGCCCTGTCTTCGGACAGCGAGCAGCCTGTCTACATCGACTCAGACAGCCAGCAATTGGATATGAAAAGTAACCAAGTGACTTTCCTTGGTGATGTAAACCTTAAGCAAGGTAGCATCAATATCAATGCCGATAAAGTCATTGTTACCCGAAATGCCGTCAACGGTGAGATTGAAGAAATTCAAGGCTACGGTAAGCCTGCAACCTTCTCTCAACTAACTGATGATGGGAAAACACTTTATGGCGAAGCTGACGATTTACATTATCAGCTTATTGCTGACAAATTGATCATGACCAAGAATGCAATGCTCTCTCAAGATGGCAGCATCATCCGTGGCTCTAAAATCACTTACCAAATCGCGTCTCAGAAACTGGTTGCCGATAGTGATAGCAGTGAGCGTGTATCAACGGTTTTACAACCAGCGGAAGTGAATAAGTAA
- the hpf gene encoding ribosome hibernation promoting factor: MQINIQGHHVDLTDSMQDYVHTKFDKLERFFDHINSIQVVLKVEKINQIAEATLHINQGEIHATATDESMYAAIDSLVDKLVRQLNKHKEKLSSH; encoded by the coding sequence ATGCAAATCAATATTCAAGGCCATCACGTTGATCTTACCGATTCAATGCAAGACTATGTTCACACTAAATTCGACAAACTTGAACGCTTTTTTGACCATATCAATAGTATTCAAGTTGTTTTAAAAGTTGAGAAAATTAATCAGATTGCAGAAGCGACCCTTCATATAAATCAAGGCGAAATTCATGCAACAGCAACAGATGAAAGTATGTATGCTGCGATTGATTCATTAGTTGATAAACTCGTCCGTCAACTCAACAAACACAAAGAAAAGCTAAGTAGTCACTAA
- a CDS encoding RNA polymerase factor sigma-54, translated as MKPSLQLKLGQQLAMTPQLQQAIRLLQLSTLDLQQEIQEALESNPLLDVEEGNEETPTSEEKPSSEEKETVETAEADLPDSSELIEKSEIGNELEIDTTWEDVYSANTGNTGIAIDDDMPVYQGETTESLHDYLLWQLDLTPFTETDRSIAFALIDAIDDYGYLTVSCEDILENFDNEEIELDEIEAVRKRIQQFDPLGVGSVNLQDCLLLQLATFPKDTPWLNEAKLVLTSHINQLGNRDYKLVIKETKLKEAELREVLQLIQQLDPRPGSKITPDETEYVVPDVSVFKDLGKWLVTINPDSVPKLKVNQQYADLSNKGSSVDNQFIRSNLQEAKWLIKSLESRNETLLKVARCIVEHQRDFFEHGEEAMKPMVLNDVALAVDMHESTISRVTTQKFMHTPRGIFELKYFFSSHVSTDNGGECSSTAIRALIKKLVAAENTAKPLSDSKIAALLADQGIQVARRTIAKYRESLGIAPSSQRKRLL; from the coding sequence ATGAAACCCTCATTACAACTTAAGCTAGGCCAACAGTTAGCAATGACTCCTCAATTGCAGCAAGCGATACGTTTGTTGCAATTGTCTACATTAGATTTGCAGCAAGAGATTCAAGAAGCACTAGAATCCAACCCACTACTCGATGTCGAAGAAGGCAATGAAGAAACGCCTACATCAGAAGAGAAACCTAGCAGTGAAGAGAAAGAAACAGTTGAAACCGCAGAAGCGGACTTACCTGATAGCTCCGAATTAATCGAAAAATCAGAGATTGGCAACGAACTAGAAATCGACACAACTTGGGAAGATGTCTACAGTGCAAACACCGGAAATACCGGCATTGCAATTGATGATGACATGCCCGTTTATCAGGGTGAAACAACTGAAAGCCTGCACGATTACCTACTTTGGCAACTCGACCTAACACCATTCACTGAAACGGATAGAAGCATAGCTTTTGCGCTGATCGATGCCATTGATGACTATGGGTATCTCACCGTATCTTGTGAAGACATCTTGGAAAACTTCGATAACGAAGAGATCGAGCTTGATGAAATCGAAGCGGTTCGCAAACGCATTCAGCAGTTTGACCCTTTAGGTGTCGGCTCAGTGAATTTACAAGATTGTTTGTTATTACAACTGGCAACTTTCCCCAAAGATACCCCTTGGCTCAATGAAGCTAAGTTAGTACTTACTAGCCATATCAACCAACTAGGCAATCGTGATTACAAACTCGTAATCAAAGAAACCAAATTGAAAGAAGCAGAACTGCGTGAAGTTTTGCAGCTTATTCAACAACTGGATCCTCGCCCGGGCAGCAAAATCACACCGGATGAAACTGAATATGTTGTTCCTGATGTATCGGTCTTCAAAGATCTTGGCAAATGGTTAGTCACCATAAACCCTGACAGCGTGCCTAAGCTAAAGGTAAATCAACAATACGCAGACCTTAGTAATAAAGGTAGCAGCGTAGATAACCAGTTCATTCGTTCAAATTTGCAAGAAGCAAAATGGCTAATTAAGAGCCTAGAAAGCCGAAATGAGACGCTACTCAAAGTTGCGCGATGCATTGTTGAACATCAGCGTGATTTCTTCGAACATGGCGAAGAAGCGATGAAACCAATGGTTCTCAACGATGTTGCATTAGCCGTTGATATGCATGAATCCACAATATCTCGTGTGACGACTCAAAAATTCATGCATACACCACGTGGCATCTTCGAACTCAAATATTTTTTCTCAAGTCATGTCAGTACCGACAATGGCGGTGAGTGTTCATCTACAGCAATTCGCGCGCTCATTAAGAAGCTTGTCGCGGCGGAAAATACCGCGAAACCTCTAAGTGATAGTAAGATTGCTGCTTTACTGGCTGACCAAGGAATTCAGGTAGCTAGACGTACCATAGCGAAATACCGTGAGTCTCTGGGCATTGCCCCATCGAGTCAGCGTAAACGCCTGCTATAA
- the yjgA gene encoding ribosome biogenesis factor YjgA yields the protein MARKNQKAPWEPEEEIIWVSKTEMKTDMDALQKLGEELVELKPSILDKFPLSEDLAQAIKDAQRFKNEAKRRQLQYIGKVMRNVDPEPIQAALDKIRNKHSQATVELHKLELLRDRIVEKGDAAISDVMETYPEADRQRLRQLARQANKEKSANKPAKASREIFQILKELKQDQ from the coding sequence ATGGCTCGCAAAAACCAAAAAGCCCCATGGGAACCAGAAGAAGAAATCATCTGGGTAAGTAAGACAGAAATGAAAACGGACATGGATGCCCTGCAAAAGCTGGGAGAAGAGCTTGTTGAACTAAAGCCTTCTATTCTTGATAAGTTCCCTTTGTCTGAAGACCTGGCACAAGCGATTAAAGATGCACAACGCTTTAAAAATGAAGCGAAGCGTCGTCAACTTCAATACATTGGCAAAGTAATGCGTAATGTAGATCCTGAGCCGATTCAAGCTGCTTTAGATAAAATACGTAACAAGCACTCACAAGCAACTGTTGAGCTTCATAAGCTTGAGCTACTGCGTGACCGTATTGTTGAAAAAGGTGATGCTGCAATTTCAGACGTTATGGAAACATACCCTGAAGCAGACCGTCAGCGTCTTCGTCAATTAGCTCGCCAAGCTAACAAAGAAAAATCAGCGAATAAGCCAGCGAAGGCTTCTCGCGAAATT
- the kdsC gene encoding 3-deoxy-manno-octulosonate-8-phosphatase KdsC, with the protein MTQTVETLYGTVDSDVFAIAKEIKLLICDVDGVFSDGRIYMGNNGEELKTFHTRDGYGIKSLMNAGIEIAIITGRKSQIVENRMTALGIKLIYQGQDDKVKAYYDICDKLSVDPENTGYIGDDLIDWPVMEKVGLKVCVADGHPLLAQRANYVTTINGGYGAVREVCDLILQARNELDVHKGLSI; encoded by the coding sequence ATGACGCAGACAGTTGAAACGTTATACGGCACTGTAGATTCGGACGTATTTGCAATAGCAAAAGAGATCAAACTGCTAATTTGCGATGTCGATGGCGTATTCTCAGATGGTCGCATCTACATGGGCAACAACGGTGAAGAGTTAAAAACCTTTCATACACGTGATGGTTACGGCATCAAATCATTGATGAATGCCGGTATTGAAATCGCAATCATCACTGGTCGTAAATCTCAAATTGTTGAAAACCGAATGACCGCCCTTGGTATTAAACTTATTTACCAAGGCCAAGATGATAAAGTAAAAGCATATTATGATATTTGCGATAAGCTTTCTGTTGATCCTGAAAATACGGGTTACATCGGCGACGATCTGATTGACTGGCCGGTGATGGAAAAAGTGGGCTTAAAAGTATGTGTCGCAGATGGACACCCATTGCTAGCTCAGCGAGCGAATTACGTGACAACCATTAACGGTGGCTATGGTGCTGTACGTGAAGTCTGTGACCTTATTCTGCAAGCAAGAAATGAACTCGACGTGCATAAAGGTTTAAGCATATGA
- the ptsN gene encoding PTS IIA-like nitrogen regulatory protein PtsN yields the protein MQLSEVLSLDCTKSAVQCTSKKRALELISQIAAESCGQDSTELFECMLSREKMGSTGIGNGIAIPHARMNVSDKAIAVLLQCQDPIEFDAIDNRPVDLLFALLVPSEQCKEHLKTLSCMAERLNDKQTLKQLRNAQSDQELYDIMIQVPTCEQ from the coding sequence ATGCAATTAAGCGAAGTACTTTCATTGGACTGCACCAAAAGTGCAGTCCAATGCACAAGCAAAAAAAGAGCCCTTGAGCTCATTAGTCAGATCGCAGCTGAAAGCTGTGGTCAAGATTCAACAGAACTGTTTGAGTGCATGTTGAGCCGCGAAAAAATGGGCAGTACAGGTATTGGTAATGGCATAGCTATTCCCCATGCTCGTATGAATGTCAGTGACAAAGCAATTGCTGTGTTACTTCAATGCCAAGATCCAATCGAATTTGATGCGATTGATAACCGTCCTGTCGACCTACTATTTGCTCTGCTTGTTCCAAGTGAACAATGCAAGGAGCATCTAAAAACCCTTTCTTGTATGGCAGAACGACTTAACGACAAACAGACTCTTAAACAGTTGCGTAACGCTCAGAGTGATCAAGAGCTTTACGACATCATGATTCAAGTACCAACTTGCGAGCAATAA
- the mgtE gene encoding magnesium transporter, which yields MAEQLEFDQAHQTLQEVSEALENGRFVHVRRQLQDMEPEDIAHLLEASPRKSRDVLWQLTDPEDYGEILDELNEDVKDALVSKMAPETLAEATEGMETDDVAYVLRSLPDDVSREVLSQMDSVDRALVETALSYPEDSAGAIMNTDVITIRGDVDVDVVLRYLRMRGELPDATDALYVIDDDERLIGNLSLSTLITTQPDVAVSEVMEDADEAIAVETSASDIASLFERRNWVSAPVVDRNQHLVGRITIDDVVDVIREDAEHSMMSMAGMDDDEDTFAPVVKSARRRSVWLGANVLAALAAASVSNMFEATLNEMAAIAVLMTIVPSMGGVAGNQTVALVIRGLALGHIGDSNKRELLLKEASIGFLNGILWAVIIGGIVVAWKGNWILGGIISAAMMTNLLVAGIAGVTIPVMLKKMNIDPALAGGMALTTVTDVIGLSVFLGLATILI from the coding sequence ATGGCAGAGCAATTAGAATTCGACCAAGCTCACCAAACCCTCCAAGAAGTCAGCGAAGCCCTAGAAAACGGCCGATTTGTTCACGTACGCCGACAACTTCAGGACATGGAACCTGAAGATATTGCACACCTTTTAGAAGCCTCCCCTCGCAAAAGTCGTGATGTACTCTGGCAACTTACCGATCCCGAAGACTACGGTGAAATTCTTGATGAGCTAAACGAAGACGTCAAAGATGCTCTTGTGTCGAAAATGGCGCCTGAGACATTAGCAGAAGCAACCGAAGGCATGGAAACCGATGACGTCGCGTACGTACTTCGAAGTCTGCCCGACGATGTTTCTCGCGAAGTCCTTTCTCAAATGGACTCCGTCGATCGTGCACTAGTTGAAACCGCACTGTCGTACCCCGAAGATTCAGCCGGTGCGATTATGAACACCGACGTAATCACGATTCGTGGCGATGTCGATGTCGATGTTGTGTTGCGTTATCTGCGCATGCGCGGCGAACTTCCGGACGCAACCGATGCTCTGTATGTTATCGACGACGATGAACGCCTCATTGGTAACCTATCGCTCAGTACACTGATTACGACGCAACCCGATGTGGCGGTTTCAGAAGTAATGGAAGATGCAGACGAAGCGATCGCAGTTGAAACCAGTGCCTCTGATATTGCCAGTCTATTTGAACGTCGTAATTGGGTTTCTGCACCAGTCGTTGATAGGAACCAACACCTTGTGGGTCGTATCACGATCGATGATGTGGTTGATGTCATTCGTGAAGATGCCGAGCACTCAATGATGAGTATGGCGGGTATGGACGATGACGAAGATACCTTCGCTCCGGTCGTAAAATCCGCTCGTCGTCGTAGTGTGTGGTTAGGCGCAAATGTTTTGGCAGCACTCGCAGCAGCGTCTGTGTCTAACATGTTTGAGGCAACACTGAATGAGATGGCAGCCATCGCTGTTTTGATGACCATCGTACCGTCCATGGGTGGTGTTGCTGGTAACCAAACCGTCGCCTTGGTGATTCGAGGTTTAGCACTTGGTCACATCGGTGACAGTAACAAACGTGAATTACTGCTCAAAGAAGCCTCTATCGGCTTCCTTAACGGCATCCTATGGGCTGTGATCATTGGTGGTATCGTTGTAGCTTGGAAAGGCAATTGGATACTGGGAGGAATCATCTCAGCGGCGATGATGACCAACTTGCTCGTCGCCGGTATTGCTGGTGTAACCATTCCTGTGATGCTGAAGAAGATGAATATCGACCCTGCCCTCGCTGGTGGTATGGCACTCACAACGGTAACTGATGTGATTGGCCTATCGGTGTTCTTAGGCTTAGCTACGATACTCATCTAA